A region from the Triticum aestivum cultivar Chinese Spring chromosome 3D, IWGSC CS RefSeq v2.1, whole genome shotgun sequence genome encodes:
- the LOC123075736 gene encoding uncharacterized protein — translation MAENAAEVKQTPQAQVGEKNQAAEKSEKKAELKPDEAKKLIEFMEKKYDDHVAKVDSFDDFYHAIYELIQKFCEERGQVQYRIPPREKLQEVYTKHHKAGSGEVKREEFAKMSGELVKRDSFSFGKATTELLMFLFGAPMCALVAKRVLPGLGWLSDDTVIPLATSGAVAFLVHTKKL, via the exons ATGGCAGAAAATGCTGCTGAGGTGAAGCAGACACCTCAAGCTCAAG TTGGGGAGAAGAACCAGGCCGCCGAGAAGAGCGAGAAGAAGGCGGAGCTGAAGCCGGATGAGGCGAAGAAGCTCATCGAGTTCATGGAGAAGAAGTACGACGACCACGTGGCGAAGGTGGACTCCTTCGACGACTTCTACCACGCCATCTACGAGCTCATCCA GAAGTTCTGCGAGGAGCGCGGGCAGGTGCAGTACAGGATCCCGCCCAGGGAGAAGCTGCAGGAGGTGTACACG AAGCACCACAAGGCGGGGAGCGGCGAGGTGAAGCGGGAGGAGTTCGCGAAGATGAGCGGGGAGCTGGTGAAGCGGGACAGCTTCAGCTTCGGCAAGGCGACGACGGAGCTGCTCATGTTCCTGTTCGGCGCGCCCATGTGTGCGCTGGTGGCCAAGCGGGTCCTGCCGGGGCTGGGGTGGCTCTCCGACGACACCGTCATCCCGCTCGCCACCTCCGGCGCCGTCGCCTTCCTCGTACACACCAAGAAGCTCTGA